The following DNA comes from Rhipicephalus microplus isolate Deutch F79 chromosome 6, USDA_Rmic, whole genome shotgun sequence.
ATACCAGAAGCATCCTATGAAAATATCCTGaagtcaattgcgccacataaCCCACATCATTTCCAACAAGATTCGAAGCGCCGATAATGTCAAACAAATACAACCCGCTCGGATGGAAGTTCTCATCGAGCTTGAGAACGTCGACAGTCTCACGCACCGGTAAGCATATTGgttactatttttttttattatctgcTTTGCGTGCCACCACAAAAGATGTAGTGGATGGCGTTTGTTGGTCCCAAAAGAAGCAAAGCGTGCCATGGGTATACGGACACAGTTGTATCTTTTTCGATGAGACTAAAATATTCCAGCGTTGATTTCAAGTACATTTTCATATATTTCTAAGTTGTCTTTATTGCACTTCTACTAACTCATCATGTATCCACATACCTTTTCACCTATAAACAAAGTACAGATATGACGATGTGTCGGAATTATTTATTACACGAATAAAATTCTGTCATAAAGTAATTTGGCAGTAGGAACTGTGACGCATCTACATTTTTGTCTGCTTCTAGTTTTTATCGCAGAAGAATATGAGTGAAAATATATACCTTTTCCCTCATCGTTTCAACGGTGTCATAGGTGTAGAACAGCGTCCTCCGTTGAACATTAGCGACGCTACCGGCGGCCTTTTCAGCTGTCAGAATCTCTTCCTCAGCTCCGCAGGTCTAGGGGcaagaaattataaaaaaaaagattcattTACTAGTACAAAGATGTCCGGCTCCACCGTAATCGAAAGTAGACGAAAGAACGAAGCAGGTGCCGGCTAGGGAGACAAGCTCAAAATTATAAGCATTTAAATTGGGGTAATTATTGAAAATTACGCTGCGAAATTTCAAAATCATTTTATGCATTTTGGCAAGCGTTCACCCGACCGCACAGCACCACGCCCAGCAAGCAGCGCGCTGGTTTTTACGCACGTCATTATTTGCTGTCGCTACGTTAGCCAAATCTTGCGTTTCGGATAGCGTATGCGGCCATGACGTGACATCACGCTGGTATGCCTAACACAGCGTCATGCCATTCTCAAAGGAGACCACAACCATCGCTGAGGAACTCGCTCGGCGCGCTAGTTAGAGAGAGTGTGGGCACAGTTTACGATGGCTAGTATCTTAAAGGAACATCGCTATTGCGAAATGACAAACAAAACTTGAGCGATCTAGAAGTAGTAGCTGCAGTGATATTGTGAATAAACGTTTGAAAGAACTCGTAAAGAGTGTTTTTATAACCTGTTTTGGTATTCATCAGCGTACGCGTTTTTGTACAACAGGTTGTGGTCAGATTTCACGCTTGTTGGAGGTCAGATTGTAACAGTTGTTCTCAGGGGGGGGttcattttttttcgtgacggCACTCGGAATAGCTCAATAAAGCGCTCTATCTTTTGGGTAAAGGTAACTTGAAGGTTGCCCACAACTAAACCTAAAAAAAATTTATTCTTATTAAGAGAGAATGGCATACTGGTGGTCTTCatgaaataaatattgaaactCTTCAATTGTGTTTCTTTATGGGTTCCAATGACCCAAAGCAACTTTAGGCTAGTAtaagcgccgtagtggagggttctgaatAATTCTGTCCACCACGCGTCCTTTTGATATCCTCTGACACAACACAGTTCATACAACTCGGCTAACCTGTGAACTGTCGCCGATAATGAAGCCGCTACAGTTCTCGTATACTGCGTCGGCGGGCCGCCGGTGGGGATAAGTCATGTTGTAGATGAGGGTGCCCATCTGGAAGGCGAAGGCCAAAACTTGGCTCGGGGGCTTGAAACTGTCGTTAGCCATTTGCACCACGTAGTCCTGTACCAGTTGGAGATGAAAAATGCGAGAAAAATGAGAACTCCACCACAACGTAGTGAACAAACAACGTCGTGCGGGCAATGGCAGTCGTTAACAGGAATTCGGCGAGTGTTGTGAAACTAGTCAGcttcgtcagtttttttttttcactcagtgGGGAACTCTGCGAGttgtttgcctgctgccacaaatTAGAAATTTCAAAGAACCAAGTGCGCGACCAAAAATACGCAATTACAATGATGATGGATAACTGTGATCTTCAATTTGTTCAGAATAATTAAGCTTGTCCCTCATAGAGGCAGGCTGCTTCCTCTGAAGCTGCACTGGTTCATTCGGGCGTAATATTGATACATGTATGAGCAAACCGAATCGTATTGCACAGTTTCTATGAATAAAAAGAGCAAGGTCTCCTTGTGCAAGCgtgaaaattaaaaataattagTTTTCATTATCAAGCTTTGGAATCTTTCTCATCTGAATTAAGTTTTCAAGTCTTTTATGACAGAATGACTGAATAAACGATTGATTGTGCTGATACGGATTACTGTGATTTTTAAATACTAACAGACGAATGGCAGTTTGCATGGCTCTGTGCGTGTTTGATGAGCCTTCCACATTAAGTAAACGGTCTTGAATATGTGCATTTCTCGAAACACTTTAACGGCATAGTTCTTTGTGAAGTTACTAACTCGGACCGTAGGCGGCGCCAAGATATTGATAGCATACCTTATTGAGTTTATGTCCGAGCTATCTTGCTCCCGAAATTTTCAGAGCTGAAGCGCTAACGatcgttatagcgcgagaacagaaggacgacacagagacaagaaggtcacgaaggacacgtgtccttattgtctctgtgtcgtcgttccgtTCCCGCGCTGAActtttgtcatgtcataccaactagcccaagctgccacacttctatgaagGGCTAACACACAACTAACATTGCGCTTATGGGATTCAGAAACGACAGACGTTGTATATTGCCTGGTGACTAGAACACCTCTAGAAGTAGAATTTAACACATCTGGCACTTTGTAAACGTAGCAGTAACAGAAATGACACTGAGCTAGAATGCATTCaagtgtattttttgtttttgcaatgaACTGAATAAATTCCAAAGGGTGAGCAGCGCCCACTACGAATTTAAATTCTTGTTTAATAATGACATTGTGTGTCACCCGGAAAACCAAGAACATTACTTAATTTAACCCATCAAGCCCTTGGGTGCTCAAAAAACGCGTTAAAGAAACATCAGCAAATATTTTATCATTGTATTCCGCAATTCTCGGGAGCATTTGTATCAATAACTCTCGAAAATTGTCAACACAGCCACCAAAAATCACGAACATTTATGACATATATATGAAATATAATTGCTAGTACGGCCAATTAATTGCATTCTTTTCTAGCTGTTCCCCTAGAAAGCAAAGAACTGGAAAGTACCCACTCTCATTAGGTCTCACATTCTTTTCAGCATTTACTATGTTCGTTAGACACGAACCCTCAGCGTTGCCTTTCTAAGAAGAGTTTTCTGGATAGCGGCTGATTCTTAACATTACAAGCATCGGCATTCAGGGAGTTACGTTAGGCGATGAATAAAGTGATCTTGTTACCTACGCCTCATTAGCCCCTACAACTGGCACTCTAAGCATCTGTTTACACTTGCGGTACTGTGCACGGTGGATAAACACGTGCTTCAGGACAGGCTGTCTCGCGCTCAGCATTTGTGCCTGTAACCTAAATGGAGCTATCGTCCTGCCCGGAGGACTTGCCTTGTAGGTGCCATACTTGGGGTGCATATTAatgcgaaagccttagatgctcTTCAGACACGAAAACTGACTATCGGCGTTGGCGTCTGGTGGCGTCGCCGTCGACACGAGTGATGTGAAATACCATTACATGATGCCGTTAACACATGgcgtcatcgtgacgtcatcaGAGCGCCAAAGATAGCCGAAGCTTGTTATTGTGGCATCGCGATGACATCACATGGTGCCAACATAGCACGCCACTGTCCCTCGGCTAGTAGTGAGCTCATTGTGGAAgcagtacaaaaaaaagaaacgaaaaaaacaagGGGGATACAGAAAGGCAGAGTTCAATCTTGCGGTTTGGCTGGTTGATAACTCGTCATATTGTAAGTAGATTTAGCGATATACAGGAATCCCTCAAACCTCTCACACATTTACACTCGCTTCCACTGAAGAATAACACGCAGCACACAGCACTTAATcgctgtgtgtggtgtgtgtgtgtaagtgagTGTGAATGTGTGAATGTTTCGAGGGATTACTAAGTTGCGTTTAACCTGGAAGCAGTACAAAACCGCCTTACGGGCAGTAAGCTTTTGGAGAGGGGCGAGATGGGAACAGTACATCGAGAGAGGAGAAAAAGTAGGTAGCTTTTGCAACGAGTCGTCTTAGCGCAATGCATAAGAGACCCTGTGAGTTGTATATGCGCGCTCCAAATACAGTGTTGTGAGTGAACAGCATGAATGCTTCGTCTAATGTGTTATGTATCACAACAGTCAATATAGTGCTTAGCTGTCACAGCTGGCTAATCATTGTATCCGTAGCTACAGGTATATCCTCTTACGCACGCCAGGTGGGCGGTTCACTAAGAAAATGGTAATAAGATTAGCACGCATGTCTGTAGCAGCCTTAAGTATTTCTGTAAAATATTCTTGTATAAATTACAGTTATATAGTCACACCTCAGTTACTGTTATTGATGATGGCCCGTAGAGATACTTTAACACGGCTGCCTTTAGTTCTTCGAAAGAGTAGCCAAAGTTGCTGGTGAATATTTTGATGCAACTGCGCCGAGCAAAAGGCacaatgcgccaaggagacatagAAGAGGCCTACAATATGCTCCTAAAGTTCCAGTAAAATTTCAGTAAAAAAACGTTAGACGTCCTTTCACCAAAATGAACTGTTGCAAGTTTGTCCAAACAGTTAGCTTGCTCTCTTTGTCTGTAGGCCTTCCTGCGGTTCAATCAGGGCCACTTCATTCAAATGTTGCACCAGCTTTCCCGAGTTCAAGCCTTGCTGAATCGAAGACGTTACGCCAATTAGCGCAGTAATATGTGACTATGTCAAAGTTTTGTCAAAAACGTATTTCTCTTTAGCACGAAAGGGTCCATTATGTGACAGTCCACACTCACGAATCTGGGCGGGTAGTCACTGATGCTCCTAAAGGTCGTCGGTGGCAGAGCGATGCACGCACTGGCGCTGGGCACACTCAACACGCAGGTGATGACAACGATGATGTCCTTCCTGCATGCAAAATAGGTTAACAAAAGAGACCAAAAAGATGGCTTCACACGTTCCTTTCACAATAACTTGTTCTACAAGGGGCCTGAGCTATGAGTTATGGAGATTAGTTAGCCCCCTGCTTAACTCTCTTGCGGAGGGACGTGGTATATAAGGACGAGCGAAGAAATTTAAGCCAGTGGGTAGAAAAATTACTTACCAAGGCAATGCGTATACCAAACACAATAATGCGAGGAACGGTCTCGATGAGACAGCTACTTAACTGCAGCTGAATGGAAAACAAATTACGCGACCGATGTATCTGTAGGGAAAAGACAGCTACGGAGAGACCAATTCGACGGGTGCGTTCTGACGAAAATATCTAGATTAATGAAGGAGAGGAGCCATAGCGCTACTTTTTTGCATTTGGGAAACCTGTAATGCTCGAGATTTCAGTGTACGATAATCATCAAGCAATTTAAAATGTTGTatgaataagtaaaaaaaaatatttatcgaAGAATCTACAAtcctgctctccagctcaataaATCTGAAGTAATGTAGAAATTGAGATAGTAGGACAAACAAAACATGTAGTTATTTTAAGACGGCACAGTCTGCGTAGCTCGTCAAGTTATTCCGCAGTGTTAGTCACAATAAATTTATTGTAAGTATGctgatattttatttttccatgACGATTATTGCAGAATATGTATTATGCCATCATGTTCAGTGCCTAACCCTGATGTTATCATTTCGCTACGAACACATCTGCATTTTGGAGATGTGATTGCAGTGGAATGTCATCTTCATCTCATAGTTTGGGCATGTCATTCCGGTTTCCTCATTTTGTTACGACTATGGAGAAAGACGTCTATGAAATTCAGTTCACCTATTCAGCCATCCATGCAGTTGTTCATTCGCCTGTTGTTTTATCCTTGCTTTGACTTTCTCTGCACTTGCGCCTTAATAAAACTGAACAGGGAAGCATTAACACCATTCTTGAGGCATTGGTTATTTGAATTGATCAGCTGATGATGTCCGTGATGTAGAACTTACGTAGTGTATTGTGGTTGCGACGAACGAAAggtacaaagaagtacgaaacaaTAGCACGGGACAAATGGTAAGCAAACTTTCAACTGACTTGATAGTTTAAACAGGTAAGTTGAGATTTGTGAGTTTCAACTTACAAGAGTTGAAAGTTTGCGCATGCACCACCTGTCCTGTCCTCTTGTTTCATGACATCTTCGTACCTTCCTCCTTAGCGCAACATTACAATGACGTACACAAACTAGCCTAAATTCAAGCTTTGCTAAAACTTACGCATTCGACGCGAGGATCAGAACCTGCAGTCTGTTCCAGGAGATCTTTTTGTTGTAGAAGAAGAAGCCGATTCCATAAATAACACGTGACGTTAGTGCCTTCAGCCTCGTTATTCTCTGGTAAACAAAAATGAATACAGAGAAAACGGTTATTTGAAAGTGGGACAAAACAATGGATCAATTGGCGCTTATTCATCGTGGCTAACCGCGCGAGAAACGCAGAAAACCACAAGATGTAAACATGGTCGAGTGCACTTCTCATTTTCGTTTTTGTTTAGTTGTTAAAAGAATGACTTTTTTTCATCTCAATTCGTACAATTACGCACTACCACAGATACCGAAAAACTAAATATTTCTTTGCACTCGCGCTCTTGAACGTTTCAGTGAAAACTAAGGCATGTGTTGCGGCAATCACATCAGTCTCTCTTGTAAACATTCCGACATCTATGTTATAGTATAGTTTTTTTGAAATTGTCGAGCTGCTCACTGCTTCATCGCTCAGCACGCAAGGAAGGACAGgtaaaattttattgtttatttatttatttatttatttacttatttatttatttgtttgtttatttatttatttatttatttatttatttatttatttatttatttatttacgactACTGTCAGCTCTTACATAGGGATGTTacaggagtgaaaaaaaaagtacatgaaAAAATAGCGAACCTTCTAAGAACAGAACATAGCTAACAAATATAATCAGAAGTAACAAATTAAAGGACAACAATGAAGTCATCAAAAAAAACGCAACCAATAGCGCGACCAAGAACTTAATCATTGAATGCACTAGACCATGCAGAGACAAAAAAGGCATCATTAATTATGAACGAGGATATGTGCTATAGGTGTTTTAAAAACATATCTATAGATGAGCTTGAAATGCTTCATCGCTCAACGAATTCCATCTATTGATAGCTCTTGGAAAAAATCTATACCTAAAACAATTGGTGGAAACAGCAGGTGCAGGAATAAGTATTGAATGGCGATGCCTAGAAGTTTTAGTACGAAAAATACTGAAATATTCAGCATACCTTACATAAACACGGTTATCAATATTGAGGTGAAGATACTTAAGTGTTTCGTGTTTTGTCCTAGCTTCAATTGTGGGTAGCTCCGCTAGTGcataacctccctgtccttcctcatttattcctcctcctcctcctctgctaGTGCACACAGTTGAGATGGGGAATCTGTCCATCGATATTCATTAGATATAAACCGTACAGCTAAACACTgaagtttttttaatatttgataTGTTTGTCATCGTGAATGGATCCCAGACAATTTTCGCGTATTCAATTATTGGTCTAATAAGCATTTTCTAAGCTCGAAATTTACTCGACATCCGCCTCAGTGGAATAGTGGCTATGGTGCttcgctgctgacccggaggtcgtggTCTTGCTCCCGGCCGTATTGATCGCGTTTAGGTGGAGGCAAAATGATATAGGCCCCTGTACTGTGCAATGTTAATGCACGTTAAATACCGCCAGATGGCCTAatatttccggagacctccacaaCGACGTCTCCTAATCATGGTTTGGGATGTACAACCTGTGATATTAAAATTTACTCGACAAAGCGTTACGAATGAAAGCGCAGATCTGAGGCGGAATAATGTTTACACGGGGTGTTTTCGATGCCCAGTACTCCGTTTATGTGCCAGAACCTTTACCGCGCAACAGTTCATGGAGCCTTGTAGTCTACCATAGTGAGGCACATCACCACCGCATTACGTCTCGTAATTCCCGCACAGCTCACGTCGGCTCAAACCGTCGTAAGTGGCTTTTCGTGGAACTGTGACTGACACAGACGACACCTGTAAACGTGAACTGTTTGAACAGGGATGATATCAAGCGTTTCAAAATAAAGCCCTCTTGATATTGGGGCCTTGTTCCAGCCAACAAGCTCATAGGGAcacagttttctaaaattaactagaggggccTCTGGCACTGCTACCGTTCAGCtaccatgggaatgattggtagtaaacaaatttgcctagtcttcgtacttgcgggggACAAatggcacttgtggcttcgttaatttctgtgtttaggttttgtttcgaaagaaagaacgaacccttttcaaTTTCGTTAGTTGATTTGAAACGGTAAGCCTAAAAgtataaggtggtgaagcgcaaccactgaacagttacttatttttgtttcgtgagaaagcagctccacgccacacaaacacacacggagccagaagtacgaagactgGACAAGTCCTTGTACTATGCTCGgcgaagcgccgtgcgttgaaactcccttagacactagcgccagagttcactctagtgtatatataggaaactctatgctcaaGGGGACGAAAAAGTGGAAATATGAATTATTTTAGAATGATGAAGTGCACTCTGAACACTCTACTGTCTAATTTTTGCATCATAGGTTCATTAAATAAGGATAAAATCAATGTTGAAGTTTCATACTGATATTTTGTGCCCAAATCTCCGCACGTGACGTCACTGATAACAAAATGTATCGTATTTGCGTGACATTGGCTAGATGAAGTTTTATGAAACATCGTATGCTAaatctatggcacccacagatgaggAAGCACTTGAATTTTACCTATTAGGAACTACGTAGGATCTCGTAGACTGCATAAAAATCTCCTGTATACACATACGTCAAGTTGTTTAGTGAgagaatctcaaggtggcgtctccagtcgcattttcttttcgcgggCTTGCTCACTAACGAAGTGTCGTCTAACGGTATAAGTGACATTTTCGGGAATGCGGAATTATATTTTCCAAATACGCTAATTTTCTCTTTCCTCTATAGTGTGCCTTTGAAAATCATGCTAATTAAAGTTCATTTTCACATTTCCCAAAATCTTAAAGCTAACATTAGCATACTAAAATACGAAGAATGGGTGCGCCATTCTCTTCTGGCTTTCTCTTTCTTTAGACGCGATTCACGAAGCCAGCAGTCTGTTTGCGTGACGTCATAATAGGTTCTCGATTGCTGCATATACATCCGCCACGTTGGATCAGTGGTTGGGCTGATCGCCTGCTAAGCCGGAGGTGACCGGTTCGATCTCGGCCAGGGTGGTctcattttgatgaaggcgaaatggtagaggcccatgtagtgtgcattgtatTAAGTGCGCATTAAAGATcacgagatggtcgaaattccggagctctctactacacCGTCTCTCATCATCACATCATTAGTTTTAGGGCGTAAACTTAAGTTTTAATATTAGTATTATCAACAGGTTCGCATACGAGGGTATAAGGTTGTTAATTGATGTCCAGCCGTACTGCCTTTTTTCGCATGACTATCACTCGTGATAAGCTCGTTTCACCTCGtttcgggcatttttttttttactttgaaaaCAAAGATAATAGGGTATTGCCGAAAGCCTTATCCTGATAGGCTCAACACATAGTGCTGGCATTGCGGGCATGTTTTATGTAGAAATAAATAGCGAGAAAAAGCTACTGCCGGTGTAAAAGCAAGAAAGAATACACTATCTTTTCTTTAAACTTGGAGTGGTATCGGGTCCTTATAACCGCATGCTCTGTAACACATCATGCCATATATTTCCTGATTCCTCATTGGGCGTTGCCTCTGCCACCGTCGAACGAATAGGGTTGATCTGTCGATAACAAACAGTCTAGCAATTAATCTCGGGTGATGCAATGACCAGCGTTAACACAAAAAGGAATCAACAATTACCAAACTGCGCAAATAGTGTTCTGTTTGTATTAATACAATTTATCCATTTATATGTTTCTTATTTCGAAATACCATAAAGCATTTATGCTGTGCTTTTTATTTCAGCGTCTGTATTTGATCATCTTAATTGCTTTCTCTTAATAACTATCATAAGGCACTACGAAGTAGTGAAGGCAGCCGGCAAGTCGGTGCTTTTAAATGCGTCTTACATCGAGAGCAGGCTCCACGTAGAAGGACGCCTCCAGGACTCTGTTGTCGTAGTCGTACATGTTGAGGATGCCTAAATGCACGACGTTCTGCCGCCGTAAGAGGGCGAGCTCCTCTGATATGTCACTCGTGAATTGCGAGGCCTTGACAAAGCTGCGAAAAGACATAAGGAACCCCTGCAAAACCTCTGCGAATCACCACGCATAAGTGCGACATGCAATAgcatgtttttgtgtttttttttgtacccaCTGCCATACGTTTCCCCAGTTCTAGGTATTCATCGTCCAAGCTTTAGCATCGACTCTTTCATTTGCTTCAGTGCTAGTGTGGGGGGAGAgatgattttaaatgaaaagaagggaaaagtgaagcccgtaactgtctctcgggGGGAGGGCCCctgaacagtagctcacgaggggtgggggtgaAGGAGGGATTAGAATGATAGGAATAAAAGGTATAGAGATCGAGAGAAAGGCAGGAAAGAGTGAGGCGCAGGGCCTGCGAGAGAGGGAAGTAAGGAGAAAATAAGAAAGATGGGCcgtcgcaggagtctgaggacggggcaccactcggcgagagctcttgtccgtcaggagatggcgtagggcgagcccagtcggccagagctgtgctgtcgtcggagatcacgggggTACAACCAtttggcacgaaatccagagagcgagtctaAACGTGTGCTCCTCAACGGTATAGCCATCAGTCCGCCTTAGTTTGAGGCAGTGGTTGTGATGCGATGGGTAGCGCTGCTTGAGTCACACGTGCGTCTGAGGGCTTTCCCACGGAGGTGCGATAGACGTGTTTTCCTCTCGAATATCACGTGTCTGTCAGATTTCTTCCTTCGTGCTCCTTCCTCGTGGCTCGAAGCAACCCTGCCACCACCTCACAGTGCTCTTACAGTCAGCACCTGCAGCAGCGTCGCAGTGATGCTTCTCCAATGGTTGCCCGCACAGCGCCACGAACGGTGACACGCTACATTGTGAACACAAAGAATgcaacacgcccccccccccccaactccctCCGCTACAAATCTGTACGCAGCTTTACCAACaaattacttcatatgatttccgtCTCGAGCTCGAGGGGCCAATGTTGGATGGCTCCTTCCACGACCGCAAAGCAAACGCGGAGGCTAAGTGATAtgcgagagcaggaaagggctagagTAGATGGTGGTGAAAGGCTGAATTGAGCGCATCTGGCATTGAAAAAATAGAAGAGGCGTTGGCTCTACCAACTCAAGCTGCTTTAATACTTTCACTGGTCGACGGCGAGAGAGTTTGCGCGCTCTGTTTTCTCAGAGCAGTTCGCTCCATTATGAATCGCTTACACATACTCTCCCGCGAAGCTGCAGATTCGCGGGGAAGCAGAACGACAAGAGTACGCCACCTCCGCTGTTGTGCGAGCAACCTTGGTCGCACTTGGCAGCCAGGGCCAAGGTTGCCATGGAAACACAGAAACCGCAAGCAGAGGTGCTATGCAAGATTCCCCGGGCTTCTCGCGCACACGACTTTGCTTGCTCCTCGCACTACGGTGCTCTCTGTTGACGCGCGAATGACA
Coding sequences within:
- the LOC142766012 gene encoding uncharacterized protein LOC142766012, with the translated sequence MTSSCLAIAFILVFLVLFVFGNDAEISDEDGYGGSSALSGGSSGGGGGGGGGSPIPELFVPEALESHPTAVLPTRARTTQRNESHATETTKGEVTWLTQATTPAPTTSTTTPQPLLCSVSETATLVSLYPDDNLCDIVMYTHVRASKNQILAVDDMDSYTTFTTVCGVKYSKTTCGISFDARFVKASQFTSDISEELALLRRQNVVHLGILNMYDYDNRVLEASFYVEPALDRITRLKALTSRVIYGIGFFFYNKKISWNRLQVLILASNAKDIIVVITCVLSVPSASACIALPPTTFRSISDYPPRFDYVVQMANDSFKPPSQVLAFAFQMGTLIYNMTYPHRRPADAVYENCSGFIIGDSSQVSRVV